One Agrococcus jenensis genomic region harbors:
- a CDS encoding DNA gyrase/topoisomerase IV subunit A, with translation MTASPPPPPSDIPVAERIDDIDVAAEMQDSFLEYAYSVIYARALPDARDGLKPVQRRILFQMSEMGLRPERGHVKCARVVGDVMGKLHPHGDSAIYDALVRLAQDFSLRLPLVDGHGNFGSLDDGPAAARYTEARLAAAGLSLTEGLDEDVVDFIPNYDNSYQQPDVLPASYPNLLVNGASGIAVGMATNMAPHNLVEVVQAAKHLLALPQATTADLMRHVPGPDLPGGGIIVGLDGVREAYESGRGSFRTRARASIERHGRKTQIVFTELPYLVGPERVIDKIKAGVLAKKLQGLSDVQDLTDRKHGLRLVVGVKTGFDPDAVLQQLYRQTPLEDGFSINNVALVKGVPETLGLKDLLRVYLDHRVGVVRRRSEFRLRKRRERLHLVEGLLIAILDIDEVIQVIRSSDDGEQARARLQDVFDLSEPQAEYILELRLRRLTKFSRIELEAERDELLAQIAELERILGTEAALHELVASELDEVAERFGTPRRSLLTEANGQPTSGRASAAKVAASLEIADAPTRVLLSATGRVVRVDGEEPIPAPARRSRHDAIRSSVPTTTRGTFGLVTSSGAVLRLTPADLPSVPPASIGLTAGIKVRDLGAFERGEDAVALIDLASDAPWLVATAQGTVKRIRPTELRDRDREPVIALKAGDRVIGVAPAPDDDWIVLITSDAQLLRFPAGQVNPQGPGAAGMKGIGLKAGAAVRFAGVVADDAEVVTVTEPAETLAGLDEPRAKVSDLAEFPPKGRGTGGVQAHRLLKGEAGLAVAWAGPSPLAVGTDGSQRQLPPGGASRAGSGVSVDGAIGAIGSRLGD, from the coding sequence ATGACTGCCTCGCCTCCTCCCCCGCCCTCGGACATCCCGGTCGCCGAGCGCATCGATGACATCGATGTCGCCGCGGAGATGCAGGACTCGTTCCTCGAGTACGCCTACTCGGTCATCTACGCCCGCGCGCTCCCGGACGCCCGCGACGGCCTGAAGCCGGTGCAGCGGCGCATCCTCTTCCAGATGTCGGAGATGGGCCTGCGCCCCGAGCGCGGCCATGTCAAGTGCGCGCGCGTCGTCGGCGACGTCATGGGCAAGCTGCACCCGCACGGCGACTCGGCCATCTACGACGCGCTCGTGCGCCTCGCGCAGGACTTCAGCCTGCGGCTGCCGCTCGTCGACGGCCACGGCAACTTCGGCTCGCTCGACGACGGCCCCGCCGCTGCCCGCTACACCGAGGCGCGGCTCGCGGCCGCCGGCCTCTCGCTCACCGAGGGGCTCGACGAGGACGTCGTCGACTTCATCCCGAACTACGACAACTCCTACCAGCAGCCCGACGTGCTGCCGGCCTCCTATCCGAACCTGCTCGTCAACGGCGCGAGCGGCATCGCGGTGGGCATGGCGACGAACATGGCGCCGCACAACCTCGTCGAGGTCGTGCAGGCGGCGAAGCACCTGCTCGCCCTCCCGCAGGCGACCACCGCCGACCTCATGCGGCACGTCCCGGGGCCTGACCTGCCCGGCGGCGGCATCATCGTCGGGCTCGACGGCGTGCGCGAGGCGTACGAGAGCGGCAGGGGCAGCTTCCGCACGCGCGCTCGGGCGTCGATCGAGCGCCACGGCCGCAAGACGCAGATCGTCTTCACCGAGCTGCCCTACCTCGTCGGACCCGAGCGCGTGATCGACAAGATCAAGGCCGGCGTGCTGGCGAAGAAGCTGCAGGGCCTCTCCGACGTGCAGGACCTCACCGACCGCAAGCACGGCCTCCGCCTCGTGGTGGGCGTCAAGACCGGCTTCGACCCGGATGCGGTGCTGCAGCAGCTCTACCGCCAGACGCCGCTCGAGGACGGCTTCTCGATCAACAACGTCGCGCTCGTGAAGGGCGTGCCCGAGACGCTCGGCCTCAAGGACCTGCTGCGCGTCTACCTCGACCACCGGGTCGGCGTCGTGCGCCGGCGCAGCGAGTTCCGGCTGCGGAAGCGCCGCGAGCGGCTGCACCTCGTCGAGGGCCTGCTCATCGCGATCCTCGACATCGACGAGGTCATCCAGGTCATCCGCTCCTCGGACGACGGCGAGCAGGCGCGCGCCCGGCTGCAGGACGTCTTCGACCTCTCGGAGCCGCAGGCCGAGTACATCCTCGAGCTGCGGCTGCGGCGGCTCACGAAGTTCAGCCGCATCGAGCTCGAGGCCGAGCGCGACGAGCTGCTCGCGCAGATCGCCGAGCTCGAGCGCATCCTCGGCACGGAGGCCGCGCTGCACGAGCTCGTCGCGAGCGAGCTCGACGAGGTCGCCGAGCGCTTCGGCACGCCGCGCCGGTCGCTGCTGACCGAGGCGAACGGGCAGCCCACCTCGGGCCGCGCGTCAGCGGCGAAGGTCGCGGCGAGCCTGGAGATCGCGGATGCGCCGACGCGCGTGCTGCTCTCGGCGACCGGCCGCGTCGTGCGCGTCGACGGCGAGGAGCCGATCCCCGCGCCCGCCCGCCGCAGCCGCCACGACGCGATCCGCTCGAGCGTCCCGACGACCACCCGCGGCACGTTCGGGCTCGTCACCTCCTCGGGCGCCGTGCTGCGGCTCACGCCCGCCGACCTGCCGTCGGTGCCGCCCGCATCCATCGGCCTGACCGCCGGCATCAAGGTGCGCGACCTCGGCGCCTTCGAGCGCGGCGAGGACGCGGTCGCGCTCATCGACCTCGCGAGCGACGCGCCGTGGCTCGTCGCCACCGCCCAGGGCACGGTCAAGCGCATCCGCCCCACCGAGCTGCGGGACCGCGACCGCGAGCCGGTCATTGCGCTCAAGGCCGGCGATCGCGTCATCGGCGTCGCGCCGGCGCCCGACGACGACTGGATCGTGCTCATCACGAGCGACGCGCAGCTGCTGCGCTTCCCCGCGGGCCAGGTGAACCCGCAGGGGCCGGGTGCCGCGGGCATGAAGGGCATCGGGCTCAAGGCCGGCGCCGCGGTGCGCTTCGCCGGCGTCGTCGCCGACGACGCCGAGGTCGTGACGGTCACCGAGCCGGCCGAGACGCTCGCGGGCCTCGACGAGCCCCGCGCGAAGGTCTCCGACCTCGCCGAGTTCCCGCCGAAGGGCCGCGGCACGGGCGGTGTGCAGGCGCACCGGCTGCTGAAGGGCGAGGCCGGGCTCGCCGTGGCGTGGGCCGGCCCGTCGCCGCTCGCGGTCGGCACCGACGGGTCGCAGCGCCAGCTGCCGCCGGGTGGTGCGTCCCGTGCGGGCTCGGGCGTCTCGGTCGACGGCGCGATCGGCGCGATCGGCTCCCGCCTCGGCGACTGA